In one Nocardioides sp. NBC_00368 genomic region, the following are encoded:
- a CDS encoding DUF4333 domain-containing protein, whose translation MASFPLAIIVLFGSSACGGSIQERSLEKNVADQLEEMAGQRPDEVDCPGDLKAEVGADIRCTLTAGGEEIGLTVTVTSVDGTDAKYEIQVDEK comes from the coding sequence GTGGCATCCTTCCCGCTGGCCATCATCGTGCTGTTTGGATCGTCCGCGTGCGGCGGCAGCATCCAGGAACGCAGCTTGGAGAAGAACGTAGCTGATCAACTTGAAGAAATGGCGGGGCAACGGCCGGATGAAGTTGATTGTCCCGGCGACCTGAAGGCTGAAGTGGGCGCCGACATCCGGTGCACACTCACTGCCGGCGGAGAAGAGATCGGCCTCACCGTAACCGTCACATCCGTAGACGGAACCGACGCGAAGTACGAGATCCAGGTTGACGAGAAGTAG
- a CDS encoding putative T7SS-secreted protein: MALPKGAELGATDDPKALIVGDVAAVAEQATAILDEQRRIGNLLDRIEGLAVPTWEGGLGKAGYIYEKASETQKFETYRESLKSVGTRLNTYADALGRAQDRAQSAIDKWNEGEAATKKALAEHNAAVDGYNRQVAEHNAAIRSGQSIPLIGFAHPGPFVDPGEPLRKDAKEILEDAREALDRAGASATETAQAKADLKRRGFRSLRDDLRKKFKEAGIPGDLLGGNGEIQGYKVDGDTLQLIHANGEIYAFQLEEKWEEGVGEVKVAGEGKYTLYGVGGEVVGTFSKDGIKLEANAHIQIAQGEREFNVEHGYWNGSGNAQGSIGTEFNNSLSVDNGGVDAGVEAFAGGKAGGGGDVTFGGFGLGLDAEAWAGAGYVADLNMSWDGGRFSLEPEAGFALGLGGTVKPNIVVDFPEIAATGKDMIQNPSDIYDKVTLDSGEYLDIARDPEDLLRVVDKLQYDPIEMVDTGKSVVKAIGGLL, encoded by the coding sequence ATGGCGCTCCCGAAGGGCGCCGAACTTGGCGCAACCGATGATCCGAAGGCGTTGATCGTTGGTGACGTGGCGGCCGTGGCTGAACAAGCCACGGCGATCCTCGACGAGCAGAGGCGTATCGGGAATCTACTCGACAGGATAGAGGGCCTCGCGGTTCCGACTTGGGAAGGCGGTCTCGGCAAGGCCGGGTACATCTACGAGAAGGCGAGCGAAACCCAGAAGTTCGAGACTTACCGCGAAAGCCTCAAGAGCGTGGGCACGCGCCTGAACACCTACGCGGATGCTCTTGGCCGTGCACAGGACCGCGCGCAAAGCGCGATCGACAAGTGGAACGAGGGCGAAGCGGCAACCAAGAAGGCTTTGGCTGAGCACAATGCGGCCGTCGACGGCTATAACCGCCAGGTCGCTGAGCACAACGCCGCGATCAGGAGCGGCCAGTCGATTCCCTTGATCGGTTTCGCTCACCCGGGACCGTTCGTTGACCCAGGAGAGCCTCTTCGAAAGGATGCTAAAGAGATTCTTGAGGATGCACGAGAAGCTCTCGATCGGGCAGGCGCGTCTGCGACGGAGACCGCACAAGCCAAGGCGGATCTAAAACGTCGAGGCTTCCGAAGCCTGAGGGACGACCTCCGCAAAAAGTTCAAGGAGGCAGGCATTCCTGGCGACCTTCTCGGCGGCAATGGCGAGATACAAGGGTATAAGGTCGACGGCGATACTCTCCAGTTGATCCACGCCAACGGGGAGATCTACGCCTTCCAACTTGAAGAAAAGTGGGAAGAAGGCGTCGGGGAAGTCAAGGTCGCCGGAGAGGGAAAATATACGCTCTACGGTGTTGGCGGCGAAGTCGTAGGAACCTTTAGCAAGGATGGAATCAAGCTAGAAGCCAACGCGCATATTCAAATTGCGCAGGGTGAGCGTGAGTTCAACGTTGAACATGGATACTGGAATGGGAGTGGCAATGCCCAGGGGTCGATCGGAACGGAGTTCAACAACTCCCTGTCGGTCGATAACGGCGGCGTCGATGCGGGGGTCGAGGCTTTTGCTGGCGGCAAAGCGGGTGGAGGGGGTGACGTCACCTTTGGTGGTTTTGGACTCGGTCTAGACGCCGAGGCATGGGCTGGTGCGGGATACGTGGCCGACCTGAACATGTCTTGGGATGGAGGTCGATTCTCTTTGGAGCCGGAGGCGGGCTTCGCGCTCGGGCTCGGGGGAACCGTGAAGCCGAACATCGTCGTCGACTTTCCGGAGATCGCCGCGACAGGAAAGGATATGATTCAAAACCCCAGCGACATCTACGACAAGGTCACTCTGGACTCGGGAGAGTATCTCGATATTGCGCGCGACCCAGAAGACCTCTTGCGCGTCGTGGATAAGTTGCAATATGACCCGATAGAAATGGTCGATACTGGAAAGTCGGTTGTAAAGGCGATCGGAGGGCTTCTCTGA